A segment of the Streptomyces sp. L2 genome:
CACCGGGCCCGGCTGGAGGCCGCGCTGCCCGGGATGGCCGCACGGCTCGCCGAGGCGCTGCCCGCCGGTGTCCGTCGGGTGTTGGTGCTCGGGTTCGAGGAGTTGATGTACGCCCCGTTGCGGCTGGCGTGCGGGCTGGAGGAGGTGACGGGGGCCGAGGTGCGGTTCTCGACCACGACCCGCTCGCCCGTCCTCGCCGTCGACGATCCCGGTTACGCGATACGCACCCGGCTGGTCTTCCCCGCCCACGACGACCCGGCGGACGGCCCCGGCGAGCGGTACGCCTACAACGTCGCCGGCGCGGGCTTCGACGCCGTCGTCGCCGTCGTCGACTCGGTCGCCGACACCCCCGCGCTGCACGCGCCCGACGGCCTCCTGGCCCGCCTCGCCGACCAGGTGCCGCACGTCCTGCTCGCGGTCGTACCGACGTACGTCCCCGAGCCACACCCCTCTCCCGAAAGGCCGGTCATGCTGCCCGAGCCCCTCCGCGGCCCCGCCTTCTCCTCGTACGCGCCCGACGAGGTCGGCTGGCTGCTGCAGGACCTCTCGGACGTGCCGCTGGAGGCGCCGACGGAGGAGCGCGAGGAGGCCGTGCAGAGCGGCGGGGCGCACTACGCCGAGTCGCTGCCGGTGGAGTACCAGCCGACCGAGCAGTACCAGGAACTGTTCCACGCGGCCCTGCGGGTCTCGGCCGCCCGCATCGCCCAGGCCACCGGCGTCGTCACCGAGACCGTCCTCGCCGAACGGTCCCCGCGCCCGGTGCTCGTGTCGCTCGCCCGCGCCGGCACCCCCGTCGGCGTGCTGATGCGCCGCTGGGCCCAGTACCGGCACGGCCTCCAACTCCCGCACTACGCCGTGTCGATCGTGCGCGGCCGGGGCATCGACGCCAACGCGCTGCGCTGGCTGGCCGCCCACCACGACCCGCGGGACGTCGTCTTCGTCGACGGCTGGACCGGCAAGGGCGCGATCACCCGGGAACTCGCGGAGGCGGTGGAGGAGTTCGAGGAGCGGGAAGGCATCACCGGATTCGACCCGGAGATCGCGGTCCTCGCCGACCCCGGTTCCTGTGTGCGCACCTACGGCACCCGCGAGGACTTCCTCATTCCCTCCGCCTGCCTCAACTCGACGGTTTCCGGCCTGATTTCACGTACGGTACTGCGCGCGGACCTGGTCGGCCCGCATGATTTCCACGGCGCGAAGTTCTACCGCGAACTCGCCGGAGCGGATGTGTCGGCGGCCTTCCTGGACGCCGTCTCGGACCGCTTCACCGAGGTCGCCGACACGGTCGACGCGGCCGTCAAGGAACTGATGGACGGGGACCGCACACCGACCTGGGCGGGCTGGCGGGCGGTCGAGCGGATCAGTGAGGAGTACGGCATCCACGACGTCAACCTCGTCAAGCCGGGCGTCGGCGAGACCACCCGGGTGCTGCTGCGCCGGGTCCCGTGGAAGATCCTCGCCCGCGCGGGTGCCGGCGCCGACCTGGACCACGTACGGCTGCTCGCGCGGCAGCGCGGGGTGCCGGTCGAGGAGGTGGGGGAGCTGCCGTACTCCTGCGTCGGACTGATCCACCCCCAGTACACGCGGGGCGCGACGGGCGCCGACGGCCGGGCGGTGAACGTCTGATGCCGGTGCTGGTGGCGAGCGACCTCGACCGTACGCTCATCTACTCCTCGGCGGCCCTCGCGCTGACCATGCCGGACGCGCGGGCGCCCCGGCTGCTGTGCGTGGAGGTCCACGAGGCCAGGCCCCTGTCCTACATGACCGAGACGGCCGCCCAGCTGCTCACCGACCTCGGCGACGCGGCGGTCTTCGTGCCGACGACGACCCGGACCCGTAAGCAGTACCAGCGCATCAACCTGCCGGGCCCGCCGCCCAAGTACGCGATCTGCGCCAACGGCGGCCACCTCCTGGTGGACGGCGCCACCGACCACGGCTGGCACGCCGGGGTGCTGTCCCGGCTCGCCGAGGAGTGCGTGCCGCTGGCGGAGGTCCGCGAGCACCTGGCGCGCTCCGCCGACCCCGCCTGGGTGCGCAAGCACCGGGTGGCCGAGGACCTGTTCGCCTACCTGGTCGTCGAGCGGGAGCTGCTGCCGGAGGACTGGGTGAAGGAGCTGGCGGTGTGGGCGGAGAATCGTGGCTGGACGGTCTCGCTCCAGGGCCGCAAGCTGTACGCCGTCCCCAAGCCGCTCACCAAGAGCGCCGCCGTCCGCGAGGTCGCGCGGCGCACGGGGGCGGAGCTGACGCTGGCCGCCGGTGACTCGCTCCTCGACGCCGACCTGCTGCTCGCGGCGGACCGGGGCTGGCGCCCCGGCCACGGGGAACTGGCGGACACCGGCTGGACGGCCCCGGCGATCAGCGCACTGCCCGAGCGGGGCGTACTGGCCGGCGAACGCATCGTAAGAGAGTTCCTGCGAGCGGCCCGCGGAACGCCGGAGTGGGGCCAACAGCCGTAGACACGCGCGCGGGTGGCCACCGGCCGTTGGCCTTCGGGTGTTGGCCAACGGCTGGTCGCCTCCAGGTGTTGGCCTCCGGCCGGTGGCCTCCGGATGTTGGCCAACGGCCGTTGGCCATCGGGGGTTGGCCTCCGGCCGGTGGCCTCCGGGTGTTGGCCACCGCTCGTTGGCCACCCGGTGATGACCACCGCATGTTGGCCACCGCCCGTTCGCCAACACTCGTTGGCCAACCGATGTCGGCCAACACCCGTTGTGTCCGGTTTCAGCCGCAGCAACCCCCGCCGCAGCACCCGCCGCCGGACCCGCCGCCGGACCCCGCGCCCGGTGCCGGAGCAGGGGCGGATGCGGAGGACACGCCGCCCACGGCTACCGTCGACAGCAGCTTCACGGTGTCGTCGTGGCCCGCGGGGCAGGCGGCGGGGGCGGCCGACTCGGCCATGGGGCGGCTCAATTCGAACGTGTCGCCGCAGGTCCGGCAGCGGTACTCGTAGCGTGGCATGTGCACAGGTTAGTCTCCGCCCAGACGCGGGCGGCTCAATGTTTCATGAGTGTTCTATTCCATCGGCCACGTGTGCGGAGTTTTTGAAAACACTGCTGATAATTTGTGAACGCCGCCGCGAGGAAGCTCAGCTCAACCCGCGCGAGCACGATCGAGTGGGGAGGGGGACGCCGTGAACGATGCGTCGCGGCGCGGGGACGATGCGAAGAGCGAGGGCCGCAAGGGCAGGCCGTTCGACTCCGACGAGACCCTGCACCTGAAGGTGGACGCCCTCCGGGCGGACCACACCATGCAGCTGCGCATCCCCCTCCAGCCGAAAGGCCCCAAGAGTCCCAAGAGTCCCAAGAGCCTTAAGGGCGACGAAAGTTCTGAGAGTCCCGAACTGTCCGGCACGGCCGCGCGTTCGGAGTCCCCGTCCCCCTCCCCGTCCCCGTCCCCGACCCCGACCTCGGCCCCCGCCTCGGGCGGCCGCGCCGACCGCCGGCGCGACGCGCGCCCCTCGCTGCGCGAGCGAATACAGGAGCGAATAACCACCGTCGCGGCCCCCGTGCTCGCGACCCTCGCCCCCTACGCGCGCCGTCTGCAGCCGTACGCGCGCCGCCTCAAGCCCGTCTACCCGCGCCCCGGACGCACCGGCTGGCGCCGCTGGATGCCCTCCTGGCGGCAGTGGATCGGCGCCGTGCTGTCGTCGATCGTCATGGTCTTCCTGTTCCTCGTCGTCGCCTACGCGGCCACGGACATCCCGAAGAACCTGAACACCTTCGCCACCCAGCAGGACAACGTCTACTTCTGGTCCGACGGCACCCCCATGGCCCGCACCGGCTGGGTGCAGCGGCAGGCGATGCCCCTGAAGGACATACCCCCGGACGTCCGCTGGGCCGTGCTGGCGGCGGAGAACGAGAGCTTCTACTCGGACCCCGGCATCTCGTTCAAGGGCATCACCCGCGCCCTGTGGCGCACGGTGGGCGAGGGGGACACCGAGGGCGGCTCCACCATCACCCAGCAGTACGTCAAAAACGTATATCTCACCCAGAACCAGACCATCAGCCGCAAATTCACCGAGGCGATGATCTCGCTCAAGCTGGACAACCAGATGAGCAAGGACGACATTCTGGAGGGGTACCTCAACACCAGCTGGTTCGGCCGCGGCACCTACGGCATCCAGCGCGCCGCACAGGCCTACTACGGCGAGGACGTCAGCAAGCTCAACGCCTCCCAGGCCGCCTTCCTCGCCTCGCTCCTCAAGGGCGCCGGGCTCTACGACCCGACCCTCAACAAGGCCAACCATGCCCGCGCCGTGGAGCGCTGGAACTGGATCCTGGACCGCATGGTCAAGATCGGCAAGCTGTCACCGGCCGAGCGGGCCACGTACAAGACGTTCCCCGAGCCGCTGAAGACCAACCCGCTGTACGACACCGGCCAGCAGAGCGACTACCTGGTGGAACTGGCCTCGCAGTACGCCAAGAAGGCCGCGCACCTCACGGACCAGCAGTTCGACCTGGGCGGCTACCAGATCTACACCACCTTCGACCGCAAACGGGAGAAGGCGCTGACCGACGCCGTCACCAAGGCCCGCAAGCAGGCGAAGAAGGACACTCCCGCCGCCGCGAAGAACGGCCACTACGGCGCCGCCTCGGTGGACACCGACGGCCGGATCCTCGCCGTCTACGGCGGCCCCGACCACCGGAAACAGGGCTACAACGAGTCCAACGCCACGACCGTGCCGGCCGGCACCGCGTTCCTGCCGTTCGTGTACGCCGCCGGCCTGGAACACGGCGCGCACAAGACACGCACCGGCCCGGCCACCCCGGTCACCCCGGAGACGGTCTACAACGGTGACGACGCCGTACCCGTCACCACGCCCGAGGGGCCGTACTGGGACCGCAGCGGCAAGAAGGTCGCCGCGCACAACGACGGCGGCAGATCCTACGGCCCCATCACCCTGCGCCAGGCGCTCGCCCAGTCGGTGAACACGCCGTTCATGCAACTCGGCATGGACACCGGCCTGGACAAGGTGCGCGACACCGCCGAGGCGGCAGGCCTGCTGCACTCCAGCATGGGACCACAGGTGCCCGCCCTGTCCCTGGGCAGTTCCACGCCCAGCGCCATCCGGATGGCCAGCGGGTACGCCACGTTCGCCGCCGGGGGCAGGCACACCGAGCCGTACTCGGTGCGCCGGATCACCCGCAACGGCTCCGCGATCCCCCTGGCCACCCCGCGCCCGCACCGCGCGGTCGGCGCCCAGGTCGCCGCGGACGTCACCGACGCCCTCACCGACTCCCTCCGCGCCGCCCACCCGGCCGCCGCCGAACCGGGCGTGTCCGGCAAGGCGGGCGGCAACGAGAAGGACACCGCCTCCTGGTACGCCGGCACGGCCGACTCCGTGTCGACCGCCGTGGTCGTCTACCGGATGGACCTCGCGAAGTCCCTGGAACCGCTGCCCCTGCACGGACTGGCGGGCACGCCCGCCGACAGCGTCCCCTACGCCCTCTGGTCGACCGCGACGGGTCTCGGCTGATGCCCGGACCCCGACCGCCCGCACCCCCCTCCGCAGAATGAGCCGCGCATGCCGAGCATGAAGTCACCGACGGGCCGCCGCCGAGCCGCCGGCCGCCGCCGCGTCCCCACGGCCACCAACCCGCAGGTCCTCACGCTGGCGGCGTTCCTCGTCGTGGCCTCCCTGGTGGCCGGCTACCTGGTGCTGACCCGCACGGACAGCACCACGCCGACCGCCTCCGCCGGCAAGAACGGCACGGCGGCTCCCAGCCCGAGCGCGACTCCTTGGGACGGCAAGACGGACGTCCTCGGCGACGGGTCCACCTCCTACACCGGGCCACAGAAGGGGCAGTTGAAGGCAGAACCCCTCAAACCGGGGGAGAAGCCGCCCCAGTTCGTCGTGTTCTCCTGGGACGGCGCCCTGGAGGGCAGCGACCACCTCTTCTCGCACTACCGCGAGATGGCCCAGCAGTACAACGCCCACATGACCTTCTTCCTGACCGGCATCTACCTGCTGCCCAAGGACAAGAAGACCCTCTACCACCCGCCGATGCACGCGCCGGGCGCCGCCGCCATCGACTACCCCACCGACGAACACATCCGCACCACCCTGGAACAGCTCCGCCTCGCCTACGAGCAGGGCAACGACATCGGCACCCACTTCAACGGCCACTTCTGCGGCCCCAAGGGCGGCGGCGACTGGAGCGTCAAGGAGTGGAAGAGCGAGATCGACCAGTTCTACTCCTTCGTGGAGAACTGGAAGACCAACACCGGCTACAAGGACATCCCGCCGCTGCCCTTCGACTTCAAGAAGGAGGTCGAAGGCGGACGCGCCCCCTGCCTGGAGGGCCAGCCGAACCTGCTCAAGGCCATCAAGAGCTACGGCTGGCGCTACGACGCCTCCTCGCCCGGCGACTTCCAGATATGGCCGGCGAAGAAGAACGGCATATGGGACTTCCCGCTGGAGATGCTGCCGTACGAGAACGGCAAGTTCCAGGGCCTGTCCATGGACTTCAACTTCCTCTACAACCAGTCGGGCGGCGAGACCAAGGGCGACCCGTCCAAGTACCCCCAGTGGGAACAGCAGACCGTCGACTCGTACATGGCCGGCTTCAACCGCGTCTACTACGGCAGCCGCGCACCGCTGTTCATCGGCAACCACTTCGAGGACTGGAACGGCAGCATCTACATGAAGTCCATCGACCAGATCATCCCGAAGATCTGCACCAAAAAGGGCGTCAAGTGCGTTTCGTTCCGGGAGCTGTCCGACTGGCTCGACGCGCAGAAGCCCGCCACGCTGCAACGGCTGCGCAGCCTCGACCCGGCGCAGTCGCCCGACTGGTCCCAGGTCGTCAAGTGACCCCTGTAACCACTCGGTTCCACTTGTGCACACCCTCTTCACAACCGCCGCGTACGTCATGCGAAGATGCCGTCTCCCGGTAGTCATACCGGCGTAGAGGGGAACATCATTGAAATCAAGAAGACTGAGCCATAAGCGGCGTCGTACCGCGATAGTCGGCGCGGCCGCGGCATCCGTGGTCGCCGGTGTGGTGCTGGTGCCCAACTGGAGCGCCGGCGCGGCCGTGACCAACGACCCGACCGTGGACGCGTCCACCAAGGCCACCTTCCAGAAGCTGGCCGACGCCGTGTTCACCGACCGCACCGAGGCCCTCGTGGACAACCACGGGCACGGCAACGGCAAGCATGGCAAGCAGCGGACCTCCGGCTTCCGCGGCCACGTCCGCCTGTCCGGCACCCAGTCCCGGCACGAGGACTCCGCCCTGGACCAGCTGCGCGGCCGCAAGTCCCGCCTCGCCGAACTCGGCGAGAAGTACAGCGCGGGCAGCACCACGGTCACGCTGGACGCCACCGAGGTGCACGGCCGCCGCGCCAAGGTCGCCGTCACCGAGACGACCTCGCTGACCTACGAGAAGCCCAAGCCCGGCGCGCCCAAGACCACCGGCTTCCAGGCCCACCACGAGCTGACGTTCAAGGCCGACCGGCACGGAACCTGGCAGCTGACCGGCGTCCAGGACACCGACGACGGCGTCGCCGTCAACCAGGTCGCCACGCCGCAGGTGGCCACGGCGGACACCGCCACGGACGACAACCCGCCCGAGGCGCCCCGCTCGTCCACCTCGCGCAGCGCGCCGGCCAAGCCGAAGAACCTCACCTCCGGTACGTACGACTACAAGGCCATGGCCGCGTACGCCAAGAAGTACTGGAGCAACTACAACCCGGACTACCCGAACTACAACGGGCACGGGGACGGCGGCGACTGCACCAACTTCGTCAGCCAGTCCCTCAAGGCCGGCGGCTGGAAGCACGTACCCGGCTACACGTACGACTTCCACAAGTGGTTCGGCAACGCCGACATCCAGTCTGACTCGTTCGTCGGTGTCAACGAGTTCTCGTGGTTCGCCCTGTCCTCGAAGCGGGTCACCCCGCTGCCCTACGTCTACCAGCTGGACGTCGGTGACGTGCTGCAGATGGACTTCAACAAGGACGGGTCCAAGGACCACTCCATGATCGTCACCTACCGCAGCCCGCAGGGCGTGCCGTACGTGTCGTACCACTCCACCAACACGTACAACCGGTCGGTGGCGAGCCTCATCGCCTCCTACCCGACCGCGGCGTACTACGCCTACCGGACCTGATCCAGGCCCCCGGGGCCACTGCCGTCCCGGCCGTCCAGCTCCCGCCGTTCGTGCGGGGACGGCTCGGGGTGCCGGGCCCGCCAGTACGGGTTGTCGTGCGGCAGGGTGGAACTCACCCTGCCGTACATCCCGAATGTCATCAGCAGCAGCCCGACGATAAAGCTGAACAGCACGTTCTGCATCTTGAACGCCAGGAAGTTGTAGCTGGTGTCGAGCAGGCCGAGGTTGAGGAAGCCGTTCAGGATGAACAGCACGCCGAAGACCATGTTCACCGTCGAGGCGACGTTTCCGCCGATCACCATGCCGACGAAGAGCAGGACGCCGACACAGATGGACAGCACGCTCAGCGTGCCGTTGGTGTTCAGGCCCGCGACGGTGTCACCGCCGGTGTTGAAGAACCCGATCTGGTCGATCAACCCGAGGATCCCGAAGACCAGCAGGAAGAGCCCTATCAGGCCCGCGCCGATCCGGTAGATCAGGTTCAGCCGGTGATCGACGGGCAGATGCTCGTCGAACCGGATCCGAGACCGGGGTTCCCGCGTGTGCGCTGCGTGCGTGGCCATATCCGCCTCCCTCGGGCGCTAGCGGAGGCCATCCGTCCGTTCCACCAAATATCCGCCTGCCCGCCCCACCCGGCAACATTCCACCCCTAACGGACGGCCCCCGGACCGGTCCGGACACCGGCGCCTGGGGCCGACGGCTCGGCGCAACGGGCCGACGGCTCGGCGCAACGTGGGCGGGGCTGCCGCGGGCCCCGCGCCGAACCGCTCCACCCGCGACGGGACGGCGCACTCCGCACTCCCCTCCGCCATTCCACCGCCCCGCCGTCACGCGCGAGGAGGCTGGGCTCAGGGCGCCCCAACGCCGCTGGGCTACTCACGGATGCGGCCGCCCTGCTCCGCCGCCCCGCCGTCACGAGCGAGGAGACTGCCCTCAGTGGGCCGGGCCGCCGCCGCGTTCCTCGCGGATGCGGCCGACCACATCGGTCACCGTGCGGCGTACGGCCTCCGTCTCCGTCAGGAAGTGCCAGTAGTCGGGGTGCCGGCCCTCCAGGCCGGCGACCGCGCGGTCCAGGCGCGCCACCGCCTCGTCCAGCGGACCGGCGTGCCGGGGATCCGGGGTCGTACGTCCCGCCATGGCCAGCCGCTGCGCGTCACGGATCGCGAACCGCGTCCGCTGGATCTCCTGCTCCGGGTCCTTCTGGACCGCGTTCAGCCGCGTCAGCCGGTCCCCGGCCGCCGACACCGCCTCGTCGGTCGTGTTCAGCAGCGCCCGCACCGTCGACAGCAGCGACGTGGCGTCCGGCCAGCGCTGCGCCTCCCGCGCCGACTGCGCCTCGCGCAGCTTCAGCTCGGCCTGCCGTACGCTCTCGCCCGCCTGCTCCGGCACATGCTGCAGATCCTGCCAGCAGGCCGCCGCGAACCGCCGCCGCAGCTCGCTCAGCACCGGCTCGACCTGCCCCGCGCGGGTGGTCAGCGCCTGCGCCCGAGTCCGCAGACTCACCAGCCGGTGGTCGATCTCGGCCGCCCGCTCCGGCAGCCGCTCGGCCTCCGCCGTGATCGCCCCGGCCTCCCGCTGCACCCGCTCTGCCCGCTCCAGCGTCGGGGCCACCCCGTGCTGCCCGGCCCCCTGGTTCAGCCGGGTCAGCTCGGGCGACAGGGCGGCAAGCCGGGCCGCCAGGTCGTCGGCCTTCAGCCCGTGCTGCCGTACGGCGTCCAGCGCGTTGCTCGCCGCCAGCAGCGCCTGCCGCGCCCGCTCCACCGCCGGAGCGATCCGCGCGAGCTGCGTCTCCGCCTTGCCCAGCAGCGGCCCCAGCGAACCGCCGAACCGCTCCAGCTCCTGCTTGACCCGGGCCAGTTCGTCCTTCGCCGCCGTCAGCTCACTCCGCGCACGGGAGGCGGCCGACGCCTCCAGATCCACCCGGTCCAGATCATGCGCGTCCACGGCCTGGATGTAGCGCTGGCTGACCTCGTCGATGCGCCGGCCCAGCGCCTCGAAGTCGGCGACCGCGCGCCGGGCCGCCGGGGAGTCGTCGACGGCCGTGATGGTCTCGACCGAGATCCGCAGGTCCCGCTGGGCGGTGTCCAGTTCGTAGAACGCGGCCGCGGCCGCGTCCTTCGCGGCCTGCGCCTCGGCCCGCTGCCCCTCGGCCCGCCCGCCGAACCAGCGCCGGGTGCCGCCCCCGGCGAACGCGGCGGGCAGCGCGAGCGCGGCCAGCACCGGCAGGCCCATCAGCACGAGGGCGTCACCGAGACCCGTGGAGCGGCGCCGGGGCCGCGGCCGTGCGGTCGGCGGCGGCCCCGGCCGCGAAGCCGGCGTCGCCGATGTCCCCGTCGTCACATGCCTCTCCCGTGCTGCGGTCCGCCCTGGGCGCTCTCATTCTCCCACCAGTAGAGGACGAACACACGAGCCGATCAGTTCGCCGTTCCCACCCTGCTTTCGGCGTCCGGTGCGGGGGCGGACGTGGTGTGCGGCGGTGCCGCCCGGGCCATGTAGGCTGTCGGTCTGTCGCGGGTGCGTAGCTCAGGGGTAGAGCGCCTGCCTTACAAGCAGGATGTCGGCGGTTCGAAACCGTCCGCGCCCACCAGGTGATCAGGGAAGACCCCGGACCGTGAGCGGTCCGGGGTCTTCGCGTTCGTGGGGTCAGCCGGACTGTTCCGCGGACTCCTCGTGGGCGTGCTTGAGCTTGGTGCGGGCGTCCACGCGTTCCGCCGCCGCTATCTCGGACCAGAAGCGGTGGGTGCTGACGAAGACCGCCAGTTCGTGTTCCCGGCGCCGCAGCTTCTCCACCTCGGCCTGTTCGTCCGCCGTCCAGCCGGGGGAGGCGGGGCGTTCCACCTTGCGCCAGCCGTTGTCGTCACTGAACGCGTCGGCGGGCTCGACGGACCACGGCAGGCGCTTGAGCAGGGCCGACAGCTCGGACCGGACCTGATGCAGCTCCTCCTGGCCGGCGAGGAGGTCACTGGGGAATCCGTAGGTCGTTGCCACACGGCAATGCTACGCCTGTTCGATTTTAGGTGGCGAGTTCGGCCACGAGGTTCACGCGAACGAGGGGGTCGGTCGACCCCGCGCCGGCGCGGTCGAACCTCGTGGCCGGACGGGAGCGGATCAGTGGCCGGCTGCCCGCAACTCGCTCACCAGGCGGGCCGTCACCGGCGCCGGGACGCCGTTCCGGTCCGCCGCGCGGAGCAACGCCCCGCCGATCGCGTCGAGTTCGAGGGGGCGGCCCGCCTCGGCGTCCCGCTGCATGGAGGACTTGGTGGCGGGCGGAAAGGAGTCGTACCGGGCGAGGGCCTGGGCCGGGTCGGCGGGGGCGCCGCAGGCGCGGCTGACCGCCGCCGTCTCGGCCACCAGGGCCTGGAGTTCGTCCCGGTGGCGGGTCCGGGCCTCGCCGAGCGGGAGGCCGTACCGCGTGGTCAGCAGGGCGAACGGGGCGAGGAACGCCATCTTCGCCCACAGGGCCGCCGTCTCGTCGTCGACGACGCGCGTGGCCGGGCCGGCCGCGGTGAGGGCGGTTGCCAGGGTGTCGAGGAGGGGCTGGGGCACGTCGTCGCCCGCGAGGTCGATCTCCGTGAACGGGCTGCCGTGTTCGATCTCGCCGGGGGCGACGCGGGTCGACTCGACGCGGATCACCGCCGGGGCCACGCGGTCGGGCCGGTAGCGGGCGCGCAGGGCGGCGGGGTGCTCGACGCCGTTCAGGAGTGGTACGACGAGGGCGTCGCCCAGAGCCGCGGCCGGGACGCGGCTCAGTGCGGCGTCCAGCGCGGTGTGCTTGACGGCGATCACGCAGGCGTCGACCGGTTCGCGCAGTTCGGTGTCCGCCTCGACCTGGGCGCCGAAGTCGCCGAACTGGCCGCTGCGGACCCGGATTCCGTTCGTGCGCAGGATGTCGGCCGTGCCGGCCCGCGCGAGGCAGATCACCCGGTGTCCGGCGCGGGACAGCAGGGCCGCGAGGAGGCCGCCGGTGCCGCCGGGGCCGAGGATGGCCACGGTGAGTCTGGTCGTCATGAGGAGGGTCCTCTCGTCGGTCGGCCCCGTGGATCGGTGGCCGCCTTCGAGGTGATCTTCGCAGCCGCGGGCGGGCTGGGCCAGACTGGGAGCATGTGCCGGAGTATCAAGACGCTACGACCGCCCGCGCTGGCCGAGGAGGCCACCGAGGAGGAGATCCGGGCCGCCGCACTGCAGTACGTGCGCAAGGTCTCGGGCTTCCGGGCGCCCGCCGCCCACAACCGCGAGGTCTTCGAACGGGCCGTGCAGGCCGTCGCCGAGGCCACGGCGGAACTGCTCGGCGGCCTGGAGGTCCGGGGACAGCCCGCGCGAAGCGCCGGGTAAGCGTGGAGGGGGAGGTGGGGGGGTGGGTGACTGGGCGCGGGGGGTGCGTGCGGCCGCAGGTGACCGATGCGTGCGGCGCCGGGTGACTGTTTGTGGGCGCCGGTGGCCACGTGCGGGGTGCCGGGCGTCGGCGGGCATGCGCGGAGTGCCGGGTGCCGGTGGCCACGTGCGGAGTGCCGGGTGCCGGAAGGCCGTGCTGGAGTGACGGGTGACTCACCGTGCCGCGCGGTGGCCACGTGCCGAGTCCGGGTGCTCGGCCGTTGACCGCGGCGCTGTTACGCCGGGCGTCGGCGCATCAGGTACGCCGCTGCTGCCCCCGCCCCGAAGAGCGCGGCGACCGAGACTGCCGTGGCGATCCAGGTCGGGCCCAGCCAGCGGGCGCCGTAGTAGCCGAGGGCCACGCTGTATCCGGCCCAGGACAGGCCGGCCAGGGCGGACCAGGGGACGAAGTCGCGGGCGCGGCGGTGGGCGGCGCCCGCGCAGAAGGAGACGACCGAGCGGCCGGCCGGGGCGAAGCGGGCCAGGACCACCAGGGCGCCGCCGCCGCGGGACAGCGCCTCGCCGAGACGTTCCTGCGCGGAGGTCAGCCGCCGGGAGCGGGCGATGGCGCGATCCAGTCGCTCGCCGCCCCGCCAGGCGAGGCGGTAGGCGACCAGGTCACCGAGGACCGAGGCGGTGGCGGCGGACAGGATGAGGGCCAGCACGTCGGGCACCTCGTGCGGGACCTGGCCGGTCGCCGCGCCGGTGCCCGCGGCCGCCGCCGTGGCCGCGGTGATCACGAGGACACCGCTCGGCAGCACCGGCACGAACACGTCGAGCAGCACCGACACGGCCACCATGGCGTAGATCCATGGTCCCGCGGCCAGTGACCCCAGGCTCTCCCACACGACGACTCCCCGTTGACTCCCCCGATGACAGCCATACAGCGTACGCCCGGGTTGTGACAGGAAGTGTGCGGGGGGCCGGTGCGATCGGGGCGCGGGGAACAGGCGCTCACCGCGCTCACGGGTCCCGTGCACGACGGCGCCCTTCTCCGGTGGTTGGAGAAGGGCACCCGTGGGGATGTGCGGGTCAGGCCGCGACCGGGGTCTGGTCCGCGACCGGCTGCTGGTCGGCCGCCGGCCGCGCCGTCGACGTGCGCTGGGTGACGAACCGGTCCAGGCCGAGGGCGCCGGAGCCGGTGAAGACCAGCAGGAAGAAGGACCAGCAGAACAGGACGGACATCTCACCGCCGTTCTGTATGGGCCACAGCGCGTGCTGCTGATGGACGTCGAAGTACGCGAACGCCATCGAGCCCGAGGCGAGCAGCGCGGCGCCGCGCGTGCCGAGGCCGAGCAGGACGAGGGTGCCGGCGACCAGCTGGATCACGGCCGCGTACCAGCCGGGCCAGGTGCCGGCCTCGATCGTGCCGCCGTGGGTGCCCATGGCGCCGCCGAGGACACCGAAGAGCGAG
Coding sequences within it:
- a CDS encoding DUF2277 domain-containing protein is translated as MCRSIKTLRPPALAEEATEEEIRAAALQYVRKVSGFRAPAAHNREVFERAVQAVAEATAELLGGLEVRGQPARSAG
- a CDS encoding DUF4383 domain-containing protein encodes the protein MATHAAHTREPRSRIRFDEHLPVDHRLNLIYRIGAGLIGLFLLVFGILGLIDQIGFFNTGGDTVAGLNTNGTLSVLSICVGVLLFVGMVIGGNVASTVNMVFGVLFILNGFLNLGLLDTSYNFLAFKMQNVLFSFIVGLLLMTFGMYGRVSSTLPHDNPYWRARHPEPSPHERRELDGRDGSGPGGLDQVR
- a CDS encoding amidase domain-containing protein; translated protein: MVAGVVLVPNWSAGAAVTNDPTVDASTKATFQKLADAVFTDRTEALVDNHGHGNGKHGKQRTSGFRGHVRLSGTQSRHEDSALDQLRGRKSRLAELGEKYSAGSTTVTLDATEVHGRRAKVAVTETTSLTYEKPKPGAPKTTGFQAHHELTFKADRHGTWQLTGVQDTDDGVAVNQVATPQVATADTATDDNPPEAPRSSTSRSAPAKPKNLTSGTYDYKAMAAYAKKYWSNYNPDYPNYNGHGDGGDCTNFVSQSLKAGGWKHVPGYTYDFHKWFGNADIQSDSFVGVNEFSWFALSSKRVTPLPYVYQLDVGDVLQMDFNKDGSKDHSMIVTYRSPQGVPYVSYHSTNTYNRSVASLIASYPTAAYYAYRT
- a CDS encoding 2-dehydropantoate 2-reductase, producing MTTRLTVAILGPGGTGGLLAALLSRAGHRVICLARAGTADILRTNGIRVRSGQFGDFGAQVEADTELREPVDACVIAVKHTALDAALSRVPAAALGDALVVPLLNGVEHPAALRARYRPDRVAPAVIRVESTRVAPGEIEHGSPFTEIDLAGDDVPQPLLDTLATALTAAGPATRVVDDETAALWAKMAFLAPFALLTTRYGLPLGEARTRHRDELQALVAETAAVSRACGAPADPAQALARYDSFPPATKSSMQRDAEAGRPLELDAIGGALLRAADRNGVPAPVTARLVSELRAAGH
- a CDS encoding VTT domain-containing protein, with the translated sequence MVAVSVLLDVFVPVLPSGVLVITAATAAAAGTGAATGQVPHEVPDVLALILSAATASVLGDLVAYRLAWRGGERLDRAIARSRRLTSAQERLGEALSRGGGALVVLARFAPAGRSVVSFCAGAAHRRARDFVPWSALAGLSWAGYSVALGYYGARWLGPTWIATAVSVAALFGAGAAAAYLMRRRPA
- a CDS encoding DoxX family protein, coding for MTARLNTAQPYAIGLFRIVVGLLFAVHGAASLFGVLGGAMGTHGGTIEAGTWPGWYAAVIQLVAGTLVLLGLGTRGAALLASGSMAFAYFDVHQQHALWPIQNGGEMSVLFCWSFFLLVFTGSGALGLDRFVTQRTSTARPAADQQPVADQTPVAA